One Bacillus sp. FJAT-52991 genomic region harbors:
- a CDS encoding gamma-type small acid-soluble spore protein, producing MKNQPNFRGKAAAGTDANQVRQQNAASAAGQNAAFGTEFGAETDVNQVKQQNAQAEARKNQAPQNK from the coding sequence ATGAAAAATCAACCGAATTTCAGAGGGAAAGCAGCTGCAGGTACAGATGCTAACCAAGTGAGACAACAAAACGCTGCTTCTGCTGCAGGACAAAATGCAGCATTCGGCACAGAATTTGGTGCTGAAACAGATGTTAACCAGGTGAAACAACAAAACGCTCAAGCGGAAGCTCGTAAAAATCAAGCTCCTCAAAACAAGTAA
- a CDS encoding metal-dependent hydrolase, with protein MDTGTHIVMGFALGGLSTLDPAVAADPATKYAVLTAVVIGSQVPDIDTILKLRNNAVYIRNHRGATHSIPAMILWSILITAVLYFFMPESNVLHLWLWTQIAVSLHVFVDIFNAYGTQALRPFSSKWIALGVINTFDPFIFSIHVVGLSLWGVGFNPGYTFIVIYLILIGYYILRFQMQGAIRNAVHRLIPDAEEVIIAPTIRFNLWRIAVKTPTHFYVARGYRRSVTILDKYKRVPIPDSPLFQAAKQDRNLDAFLHFSPVYRWEVAEYDDCYEVKFIDLRYRNNGYYPFVAVVQLDLDYQIVGSYTGWIFSEEKLRKKLEFVPGSH; from the coding sequence TTGGATACTGGAACTCATATTGTCATGGGATTTGCTTTAGGAGGCTTGTCTACCCTTGATCCTGCCGTGGCTGCTGACCCGGCTACAAAATACGCCGTATTAACAGCCGTCGTCATCGGCTCTCAAGTCCCTGATATAGATACAATATTAAAGCTTAGAAATAATGCTGTCTACATTCGAAATCACCGGGGAGCTACTCACTCTATTCCAGCGATGATTCTATGGTCTATACTGATTACAGCTGTTCTCTATTTTTTCATGCCAGAAAGCAATGTATTGCATTTATGGTTATGGACACAAATAGCTGTTTCCCTGCACGTCTTTGTTGATATTTTTAACGCTTATGGCACACAAGCGCTAAGACCGTTTTCATCTAAGTGGATCGCTCTAGGCGTTATTAACACGTTTGATCCTTTTATCTTTTCTATTCACGTCGTTGGTCTTAGTCTGTGGGGTGTTGGATTCAATCCAGGCTACACATTTATCGTGATCTATCTGATTCTAATCGGATACTATATATTGCGCTTCCAAATGCAAGGCGCCATTAGAAATGCCGTACATCGACTTATTCCCGATGCAGAAGAAGTGATTATCGCACCAACGATTCGCTTTAACCTTTGGAGAATTGCTGTTAAAACACCGACGCACTTTTATGTAGCAAGAGGTTACCGGCGCTCCGTCACGATTCTTGATAAGTACAAGCGAGTTCCAATACCGGATAGCCCACTTTTTCAAGCGGCGAAACAAGATCGAAACTTGGATGCATTTCTCCATTTTTCTCCAGTCTATCGCTGGGAAGTCGCTGAATATGACGATTGCTACGAGGTTAAATTTATCGACCTTCGTTATCGAAACAATGGCTACTATCCATTCGTCGCCGTCGTACAGCTTGACCTCGACTATCAAATCGTCGGTTCCTACACCGGCTGGATCTTCAGCGAAGAAAAACTAAGAAAAAAACTGGAGTTCGTCCCTGGATCGCATTAA
- the fabL gene encoding enoyl-[acyl-carrier-protein] reductase FabL has protein sequence MEQKVALVTGSSRGVGKAIALELAKQGYNLVINYARSKTAALETAEEIKALGREVLVVKANVGDIEKIRAMFAEVKETFGRLDAFINNAASGVQRPIMELEEKHWDWTMDINSKALLFCAQEAAKLMDESGGGSIVSISSLGAIRYLKNYTAVGVSKAAVEALTRYLSVELAEKNIVVNAVSGGAIDTDALKHFPNREEILEDARINTPAGRIVHIEDIVHTVMFLISEGAYMIRGQTIVVDGGRSLLV, from the coding sequence ATGGAACAAAAAGTAGCACTTGTAACAGGGAGTAGCCGTGGTGTTGGTAAGGCGATTGCCCTTGAGTTAGCGAAGCAAGGATATAATTTAGTCATTAACTATGCACGCAGCAAAACAGCTGCACTTGAAACAGCAGAAGAGATCAAAGCATTGGGGCGAGAAGTGCTCGTCGTCAAAGCTAATGTAGGGGATATTGAAAAAATTAGAGCGATGTTTGCAGAAGTAAAGGAAACATTTGGCCGACTAGATGCATTTATTAATAATGCAGCTTCTGGTGTCCAACGTCCAATTATGGAGCTTGAAGAAAAGCATTGGGATTGGACAATGGATATTAATAGTAAAGCGCTATTATTTTGCGCACAAGAAGCGGCTAAGTTAATGGATGAAAGTGGCGGAGGAAGCATCGTGAGCATCAGTTCGCTTGGAGCGATTCGTTATTTGAAAAATTATACAGCTGTTGGTGTTTCAAAAGCGGCAGTTGAAGCATTAACAAGATATTTATCTGTTGAGCTTGCTGAGAAAAATATCGTCGTTAATGCAGTATCTGGCGGAGCGATCGATACAGATGCTCTAAAGCATTTTCCGAACCGCGAAGAGATTTTAGAAGACGCTAGAATCAACACGCCGGCTGGACGAATTGTTCATATTGAAGATATTGTTCATACCGTCATGTTTTTAATTTCAGAGGGCGCCTATATGATTCGTGGACAAACAATCGTTGTAGATGGCGGTCGTTCATTACTTGTATAA
- a CDS encoding DUF402 domain-containing protein, with protein sequence MAIPREGESIQIHSYKHDGNIHRVWEETIVLKANNNLVIGGNDHTIVTESDGRTWVTREPAICYFHARQWFNIIGMLRTDGIYYYCNISSPFVYDHEALKYIDYDLDIKVFPDRSYILLDEDEYAQHSKQMNYPDVIDKILKRNIDHLIYLIHQQKGPFSKEFIDKWYEKYLTYRG encoded by the coding sequence ATGGCGATTCCCAGAGAAGGTGAATCCATCCAAATACATAGTTACAAGCATGACGGAAATATTCATCGTGTTTGGGAAGAAACCATTGTCTTAAAAGCGAACAACAACCTTGTAATTGGTGGGAATGACCACACGATTGTAACTGAGTCAGATGGACGAACGTGGGTAACAAGAGAACCAGCTATATGTTATTTTCATGCTCGGCAATGGTTTAATATCATTGGGATGCTGAGAACGGATGGCATCTATTATTATTGCAATATTAGCTCTCCTTTTGTGTATGATCATGAAGCGCTTAAATATATTGATTATGATCTTGATATTAAAGTGTTTCCGGATCGATCTTATATTTTACTCGATGAGGATGAATATGCGCAGCACAGCAAGCAAATGAATTATCCAGACGTCATTGATAAAATATTAAAGCGCAACATTGACCATCTTATTTACTTAATTCATCAACAAAAAGGGCCATTTTCAAAGGAATTTATCGATAAGTGGTACGAAAAATACTTAACTTACCGAGGTTGA
- the recX gene encoding recombination regulator RecX — protein MAIITKISQQEKRKDRYNIFLNEEYAFSVDEAVLIRFHLKKGMDISKEDIDAIAHQDGVQKGLNTAIHFLSIRMRSEKEVRDYLQKKEIEPEAIEETIRSLDRLSYLDDAQFAKAYMNTQINTTDKGPIVIRRELKEKGIKDKWIEEVLSSFDFSNQLEKATALADKYRKKYKKESFVVQKQKIEQALIRKGYGWDVIQEAVVAEQAGDNEEQQEALMYQVEKAHRKYSKYTGGEYRQKMKQSLYRKGFSISDIEKALEQLEQD, from the coding sequence ATGGCAATTATTACGAAAATATCCCAACAAGAGAAACGAAAAGATCGTTACAATATTTTTTTAAATGAAGAGTATGCCTTTAGTGTCGATGAAGCGGTATTGATTCGCTTTCATTTGAAAAAGGGTATGGACATAAGTAAGGAAGACATCGATGCGATTGCTCATCAAGATGGGGTTCAAAAAGGGTTAAATACAGCGATTCATTTTCTATCGATTCGGATGAGATCGGAGAAGGAGGTTCGCGATTATTTACAGAAAAAAGAAATCGAGCCTGAAGCAATTGAAGAAACTATTCGTTCGCTTGATCGGCTCAGTTACTTAGATGATGCTCAGTTTGCTAAAGCGTATATGAATACACAAATCAATACAACAGATAAAGGTCCGATTGTGATCCGTCGCGAGCTAAAGGAGAAGGGCATTAAAGACAAATGGATTGAAGAGGTGCTTTCATCGTTTGATTTTAGTAACCAACTTGAAAAAGCGACAGCTCTTGCTGATAAGTATCGAAAAAAATATAAAAAAGAATCATTTGTTGTCCAGAAGCAAAAAATAGAACAAGCTTTAATAAGAAAAGGTTATGGCTGGGATGTCATTCAAGAGGCGGTTGTTGCAGAGCAGGCGGGTGATAATGAAGAGCAGCAGGAGGCATTAATGTACCAAGTAGAAAAAGCTCACCGCAAGTATAGTAAATACACAGGCGGTGAGTATAGACAAAAGATGAAGCAGTCACTTTATAGAAAAGGTTTTTCAATCAGTGACATTGAAAAGGCGCTGGAGCAGTTAGAACAAGATTAA
- a CDS encoding FUSC family protein: MKLGARIFKTGIAIVLALFVSGLLGLPSPVFAGIAAVFAIQPTIYRSYLTVVEQLQANIIGAVIAISFVLLLGTHSLVVGLAAIVAIIVILKMGLENTIGLALVTVIAIMEVQNEDFIQFASVRFLTIMIGVLSAFIVNLIFLPPKYETKLFMQINQVTEDTLKWIRLSMRNGAEYHLLKKDISKIRERLIKIDHLYLLYKEDRGTLKKNITAKKRKMVLYRKMISSARRSFDILRRMNQFENEIYHLKPAVQKMMQDHLDCLMSYHEHLLLRYIGKVKPTTDTEDIFELCINREEFLILFANELKAAPTEEINTSIHMLHVLSSILEYGENLEHLDHLISSYNKFHHDDEDPPELEEEA, from the coding sequence ATGAAGCTAGGTGCGCGAATTTTCAAAACAGGTATTGCCATTGTGCTTGCTTTGTTTGTTTCAGGTTTGTTAGGCCTTCCTTCTCCAGTGTTTGCAGGGATTGCAGCCGTATTTGCCATCCAGCCCACCATCTATCGTTCATACTTAACAGTTGTTGAACAATTGCAAGCAAACATCATTGGGGCTGTTATCGCCATTTCCTTTGTTCTACTATTAGGTACTCACTCTTTAGTCGTTGGGCTCGCAGCGATTGTGGCGATTATCGTAATTTTGAAGATGGGTTTAGAAAATACCATCGGATTGGCCTTAGTAACGGTGATTGCTATCATGGAAGTCCAAAATGAGGATTTTATTCAGTTTGCCTCTGTTCGTTTCTTAACAATTATGATTGGAGTACTTTCTGCTTTTATCGTTAATTTAATCTTTTTACCTCCTAAATATGAAACGAAATTATTTATGCAAATTAATCAAGTAACTGAAGATACATTAAAGTGGATTCGTTTAAGCATGCGAAACGGTGCAGAATATCATTTACTGAAGAAAGATATTAGCAAGATTCGTGAGCGGCTTATTAAAATTGATCATCTATATTTATTATACAAAGAAGACCGTGGTACATTGAAAAAAAACATCACCGCAAAAAAGCGGAAAATGGTGCTCTATCGCAAGATGATTTCTTCTGCTCGGAGAAGCTTTGATATTTTGCGACGAATGAATCAGTTTGAAAATGAAATTTATCATTTGAAGCCTGCTGTGCAAAAAATGATGCAAGATCACCTCGATTGTTTAATGAGCTACCATGAGCATTTATTATTGCGTTATATCGGGAAGGTAAAGCCGACAACCGATACAGAGGATATATTCGAGCTATGTATTAATCGAGAAGAGTTTTTGATCCTGTTTGCCAATGAATTGAAGGCAGCTCCAACGGAAGAAATAAATACATCCATTCATATGCTTCACGTGCTATCTTCTATCCTTGAATACGGAGAAAACTTAGAACATCTCGATCACTTAATTTCAAGCTATAATAAATTTCACCATGACGATGAAGACCCACCTGAACTTGAAGAAGAAGCATAA
- the mutY gene encoding A/G-specific adenine glycosylase, producing MNFPSLKSLQDVNIEQFQHDLISWYQEEKRDLPWRKDQDPYKVWVSEIMLQQTRVDTVIPYFNNFVDKFPTIEALADAEEEAVLKAWEGLGYYSRVRNLQTAVREVKDQYGGKVPDTKEEISSLKGVGPYTSGAILSIAYGVPEPAVDGNVMRVISRILSIWEDIAKASSRKIFEEAVRQLISKEDPSSFNQALMELGALICTPTSPSCLLCPVRDHCHAFHEGVQQELPVKTKKKNMRHVHLGAAVIATDEGDVLIQKRPESGLLANLWEFPNVELSGAGNPKMELELFFRKEYGLDVELQAESIAKIQHVFSHLTWDIDVYYGKIKKSPVTKEKSQWVKKGEVEHFAFSVSHQKIWQRAQEEAKS from the coding sequence GTGAATTTTCCATCACTGAAATCATTACAAGATGTAAATATTGAACAATTTCAACACGACTTAATCTCGTGGTATCAAGAGGAAAAAAGAGATTTACCGTGGAGAAAAGATCAGGACCCTTACAAAGTATGGGTTTCCGAAATTATGCTACAACAAACGCGAGTCGATACGGTAATTCCTTACTTTAACAATTTCGTCGACAAGTTTCCGACCATTGAGGCGCTTGCAGATGCAGAAGAAGAAGCTGTGTTAAAGGCATGGGAAGGTCTTGGCTATTATTCGCGTGTGCGTAATTTGCAAACAGCGGTGCGTGAGGTAAAGGACCAATACGGTGGGAAAGTGCCGGACACGAAAGAAGAAATTTCTTCACTAAAAGGAGTAGGGCCATACACAAGTGGAGCTATTTTAAGCATTGCTTACGGTGTGCCGGAACCGGCTGTAGATGGAAATGTCATGCGGGTCATATCACGTATTTTATCAATTTGGGAGGATATTGCTAAAGCTTCCTCTAGAAAAATCTTTGAAGAAGCAGTGCGGCAGCTGATTTCAAAAGAAGATCCCTCCTCATTTAATCAAGCATTAATGGAGCTTGGTGCGTTAATTTGTACGCCAACCTCACCTTCTTGTCTTCTTTGCCCTGTACGCGATCATTGTCATGCTTTCCATGAAGGGGTACAACAAGAGCTTCCTGTTAAAACAAAAAAGAAAAACATGAGGCATGTGCATCTTGGAGCGGCTGTGATTGCAACAGACGAAGGGGATGTTCTTATTCAAAAGCGGCCTGAGAGCGGTTTGCTTGCGAATTTATGGGAATTCCCAAATGTCGAGTTAAGTGGAGCTGGAAATCCGAAAATGGAACTAGAGCTATTTTTCCGTAAAGAATATGGTCTTGATGTTGAGTTGCAAGCAGAATCCATTGCTAAAATCCAGCATGTTTTTTCTCATTTAACATGGGATATTGATGTGTATTATGGAAAAATCAAAAAATCACCGGTGACAAAAGAAAAGAGCCAATGGGTCAAGAAGGGAGAAGTAGAGCATTTTGCTTTCTCTGTCTCCCATCAAAAAATTTGGCAAAGAGCACAGGAGGAGGCTAAATCTTAA
- a CDS encoding SDR family oxidoreductase: protein MKNCVITGGGSGLGKELALIYSQKGYHVHIIGRYAEKLAAVKKEIEATEGLASVYQLDLRNPAEIERLARRFQMNEEKVEILINNAGIGIFGPFEQIDIDDLETTFETNVYAPIMMTKAFLPLMSESGRVINIISTAGLRGKKNEAIYSASKFALRGFTESMQQEFADSNLQFVAAYMGGMNTPFWEHSTHIVDSSRLKIAAEVAKKIVVEAEEKNEIIIESN, encoded by the coding sequence TTGAAAAACTGTGTAATTACTGGCGGCGGCTCCGGCCTTGGGAAGGAATTAGCATTAATTTATAGTCAAAAAGGGTATCATGTTCATATTATTGGCCGCTATGCAGAGAAATTAGCAGCAGTCAAAAAAGAAATAGAAGCTACAGAGGGACTAGCTTCTGTTTATCAACTTGATTTGCGAAACCCTGCAGAAATTGAACGTTTGGCGCGACGTTTTCAAATGAATGAAGAAAAAGTCGAAATCCTCATCAATAATGCAGGCATCGGAATTTTTGGACCGTTTGAGCAAATTGACATAGACGATCTTGAAACCACTTTTGAAACAAATGTATATGCCCCGATTATGATGACGAAAGCCTTTTTGCCGTTAATGAGCGAAAGCGGACGAGTAATCAATATTATTTCGACAGCTGGGCTACGCGGGAAGAAAAACGAAGCGATTTACAGTGCCAGTAAATTTGCCTTGCGTGGATTTACCGAAAGCATGCAACAAGAATTTGCGGACAGCAATCTTCAATTCGTTGCCGCTTATATGGGTGGCATGAATACACCGTTTTGGGAGCACTCCACTCATATTGTGGACTCGTCTCGTTTGAAAATAGCAGCCGAAGTCGCAAAAAAAATTGTCGTTGAAGCAGAAGAAAAAAATGAAATCATCATTGAATCTAATTAA
- a CDS encoding YfhH family protein translates to METEKRYSEMTEFELKQEISRLKEKARKAEQLGIVNEFAVLERKAVMAEAYLLNPDDFEPGKIYEIIGAPGSYFKIDYMNGVFAWGYRLGGNGQEEGLPISMLKETKRLEN, encoded by the coding sequence TTGGAAACAGAAAAACGTTACAGTGAGATGACAGAATTCGAGTTAAAGCAAGAAATTTCACGTTTAAAAGAAAAAGCGAGAAAAGCGGAGCAACTGGGTATCGTCAATGAATTTGCTGTTCTTGAGAGAAAAGCGGTCATGGCGGAAGCTTATTTGCTGAATCCTGATGATTTTGAACCAGGAAAAATTTATGAAATTATTGGAGCACCCGGAAGCTATTTTAAAATTGATTATATGAATGGCGTTTTCGCCTGGGGGTACCGCTTGGGTGGAAACGGCCAAGAAGAAGGTTTGCCAATCTCAATGCTCAAGGAAACGAAAAGGTTAGAAAATTGA
- a CDS encoding ABC transporter ATP-binding protein has product MSVIRRYMQFVKPYRWQIIGTLVIGIIKFALPLMIPILIKYVIDDVIGSDVMTAGEKQEQLFLIIGSMLVVFTFLRPPIEYYRQYFAQWTSNKILYDIRDRLFSHIQQLSFKYYSNTRSGEIISRVINDVEQTKNFVITGLMNVWLDAATIVIAIGIMLTMDVKLTVVSLLVFPFYAVSVRYFFGNLRKLTRARSQALAGVQSYLHERVQGMSVIKSFAIEDYEQTQFQKQNSHFLEKALDQTRWNAKAFAVVNTITDIAPLLVIGYAGYQVIQGNLTVGTMAAFIAYIDKLYNPLRRLVNSSTTMTQSIASMDRVFELLDETYDIKDKDDAITCKDVKGHIVFDGVDFAYDEEEKEVLHQIQLDVKAGETVAFVGMSGGGKSSLVSLIPRFYDVTAGRILLDGTDIRNFKVRSLRDNIGIVLQDNILFSESVRTNILLAKPDATEEEIIAAAKAANAHDFIMNLPEGYDTRVGERGVKLSGGQKQRIAIARVFLKNPPIIILDEATSALDLESEHLIQEAMEKLSKDRTTFIVAHRLSTITHADRIILIENGQIIESGTHEQLMNKQGRYYKLYQVPVTPRESSESVEVSSSNT; this is encoded by the coding sequence ATGAGTGTGATTAGACGATATATGCAATTTGTGAAGCCGTATCGTTGGCAAATTATCGGTACGCTAGTAATTGGGATTATCAAGTTCGCTTTGCCGCTGATGATTCCAATTTTAATTAAGTATGTCATTGATGATGTGATTGGCAGTGATGTGATGACTGCAGGAGAGAAGCAAGAACAACTATTTCTCATTATCGGCTCAATGTTAGTTGTCTTTACTTTTCTTCGGCCACCTATTGAGTATTATCGCCAATATTTTGCGCAATGGACAAGTAATAAAATATTGTATGACATTCGTGATCGGCTATTTTCACATATTCAACAGTTAAGCTTTAAGTATTATTCAAATACTCGGTCTGGAGAGATTATCTCACGGGTGATTAATGATGTGGAGCAGACAAAGAATTTTGTCATTACTGGGCTGATGAATGTATGGCTTGATGCGGCAACGATTGTGATTGCGATTGGGATTATGTTGACGATGGATGTTAAGTTAACAGTTGTTTCGCTATTGGTGTTTCCTTTTTACGCTGTTTCTGTTCGGTATTTTTTCGGCAACTTGCGCAAGCTGACAAGAGCGCGTTCTCAAGCGCTTGCTGGGGTGCAAAGTTATTTACATGAACGGGTACAAGGGATGTCAGTGATCAAAAGCTTTGCGATTGAAGATTATGAACAAACACAATTTCAAAAGCAAAATAGTCATTTCTTAGAGAAGGCTTTAGATCAGACAAGATGGAATGCGAAGGCGTTTGCTGTTGTCAATACGATTACAGATATTGCTCCGCTTCTTGTGATTGGTTATGCAGGGTATCAAGTCATTCAAGGGAATTTAACAGTGGGAACCATGGCTGCGTTTATTGCCTATATTGACAAGCTGTATAATCCGCTTCGACGATTAGTGAACTCCTCAACCACGATGACGCAATCGATTGCTTCGATGGATCGCGTATTTGAACTTCTAGATGAAACGTATGATATTAAGGATAAAGACGATGCGATTACATGCAAAGATGTAAAGGGGCATATTGTATTTGATGGTGTTGATTTTGCTTATGATGAAGAAGAGAAGGAGGTTCTTCATCAAATCCAACTTGATGTGAAAGCGGGGGAAACAGTAGCCTTTGTCGGAATGAGCGGTGGAGGAAAGTCTTCATTAGTGAGCTTGATTCCACGATTTTATGATGTAACTGCGGGTCGAATTTTACTTGATGGTACGGATATTCGCAATTTTAAAGTACGTAGCTTGCGAGATAATATCGGGATTGTGCTGCAAGATAATATTTTATTCAGTGAATCCGTTCGAACGAATATTTTGCTAGCCAAGCCTGATGCGACAGAGGAAGAGATCATCGCAGCAGCAAAAGCGGCCAATGCCCATGATTTTATTATGAATTTACCTGAAGGATATGATACAAGAGTAGGGGAAAGAGGTGTAAAGCTGTCAGGAGGGCAGAAGCAGCGGATTGCCATTGCTCGCGTATTCTTAAAAAATCCTCCAATTATTATATTAGACGAAGCGACATCCGCCCTTGACCTGGAAAGCGAACACTTAATTCAGGAAGCGATGGAGAAGCTGTCTAAGGATCGAACCACCTTTATCGTGGCACATCGCCTTTCAACGATTACTCATGCCGACCGAATTATCCTTATCGAAAACGGCCAAATCATTGAAAGCGGCACACACGAACAACTCATGAACAAACAAGGACGATATTACAAATTGTACCAGGTGCCTGTCACTCCCCGGGAATCGTCGGAAAGTGTCGAAGTTTCGAGTTCAAATACATGA
- a CDS encoding YfhJ family protein, translating into MEEIFERLTTILLSKNDSLSHARARTWVELLWEDFEVTYAKAGHDYQGKEMTEKVVRQWIENYGSRLHEFAGRYEKYKHLLNEEHDVKH; encoded by the coding sequence ATGGAAGAGATATTTGAAAGATTGACGACTATATTATTAAGTAAAAATGATAGTCTGTCCCATGCCCGAGCGAGAACTTGGGTCGAGTTGCTGTGGGAAGACTTTGAAGTTACCTATGCCAAGGCAGGACATGACTATCAAGGAAAAGAAATGACCGAGAAAGTTGTCCGTCAATGGATAGAAAACTACGGCAGCCGCCTCCACGAATTTGCCGGCCGCTACGAAAAATACAAACATCTACTCAATGAAGAACATGATGTGAAACATTAA
- a CDS encoding IS3 family transposase (programmed frameshift), translated as MSKKVFTEKEIKLLSINPYVKSVSLKGITYTDEFKHIFIAEKKKGKFARDIFEQHGFDIDVLGKHRIKSASRRWNDAYNEGGISGLRDTRTGNSGRPRERELSLEEKNARLEAQINLLKAENELLKKIRFAERGMKKLALPPSRKYILIRSVIEKYQLKNIVSYLCKAAGVSRSGYYNYFSKASQEQRKLKDEKDEVVKGIVLKAFHFKRRKKGARQIKMTLAGQFGVVYNLKRIRRIMKKYGIICPIRKANPYRRMMKATQEHRVVPNLLNRQFKQGVPGKVLLTDITYLYYGKGQKAYLSTIKDSSTNELLAYHVSDRLTMDLATGTLLKLKKNRNFRKTEDALIHSDQGTHYTHPDFQKLVKKLGLRQSMSRRGNCWDNAPQESFFGHFKDEAYIKPCITLEELKREIKQYMIYYNNYRYQWNLKKMTPVQYRDHLLKTA; from the exons ATGAGTAAAAAGGTTTTTACAGAAAAAGAGATCAAGTTGCTATCAATTAATCCTTACGTTAAATCTGTAAGTTTAAAAGGAATTACCTATACAGATGAATTTAAACATATTTTTATCGCAGAAAAAAAGAAAGGCAAGTTTGCCAGAGATATATTTGAACAACATGGTTTTGACATAGATGTTTTGGGGAAACACCGGATTAAGTCAGCTAGTAGAAGGTGGAATGATGCTTACAATGAGGGAGGGATAAGTGGTTTACGTGATACTAGAACTGGTAACTCAGGGCGTCCTAGAGAAAGAGAATTATCCCTAGAGGAGAAAAATGCTCGCTTAGAAGCACAAATTAACTTGTTAAAGGCGGAAAATGAACTTTTAAAAAAGATTCGATTTGCAGAAAGGGGGATGAAGAAAT TAGCACTTCCTCCTAGCCGAAAGTATATCCTTATTCGATCAGTTATCGAAAAATATCAATTAAAAAATATAGTGAGCTACCTATGTAAAGCAGCTGGCGTCTCAAGAAGTGGTTATTATAATTATTTCTCAAAAGCGTCGCAAGAACAAAGGAAGCTAAAAGATGAAAAAGATGAGGTAGTAAAGGGGATTGTCTTAAAGGCCTTCCATTTTAAAAGACGGAAAAAAGGGGCACGTCAAATCAAAATGACTTTGGCGGGTCAATTTGGTGTTGTCTACAATTTAAAGCGCATACGGCGAATCATGAAGAAGTATGGGATTATATGCCCTATCAGAAAGGCAAATCCTTATAGACGAATGATGAAAGCCACACAAGAACACCGAGTTGTACCAAATCTATTGAACCGGCAATTTAAGCAAGGTGTCCCTGGAAAGGTACTCCTAACCGATATCACATATTTATATTACGGAAAGGGTCAGAAAGCCTATTTGTCGACAATTAAAGATAGCTCAACCAATGAACTCTTGGCCTATCACGTGTCAGACCGATTAACCATGGATTTAGCTACAGGTACCCTTCTGAAGTTAAAGAAGAATCGAAACTTTAGAAAGACAGAAGATGCCTTGATACACTCTGATCAAGGTACCCACTATACACACCCTGATTTTCAAAAGTTAGTGAAGAAACTTGGATTACGTCAATCCATGTCCAGGCGAGGTAACTGTTGGGATAATGCTCCGCAAGAATCCTTCTTTGGGCATTTTAAGGACGAGGCCTATATTAAACCATGTATAACACTAGAGGAATTAAAACGTGAAATTAAGCAATATATGATTTATTACAATAACTATAGGTATCAATGGAATCTAAAAAAGATGACCCCTGTTCAATACAGAGATCATCTTCTAAAAACTGCCTAG